The following are encoded in a window of Paraburkholderia hospita genomic DNA:
- a CDS encoding tetratricopeptide repeat protein — protein MNHDIAQSLADAQQKFTAGQYDEAAALLHGILSIDPDHSETLEALGYVAAKQGDYTRAADYATRAAQPASTNPQQLHFAAHICQLAGRHADAIALFERVLAAYPDHAESLHGAAMSLVATGEHERALQRLARLTQRYPQSAEVHYNRGTLLGQMERYDEELAAYRQAIALKPNFVRAYVNLGVALRDLHRFDEALQQFKKAVSIDANDAGARTNRAQTNLLLGEFEHGWREYEWRWLDGTMSHGLPDATLWTGKQPLNGKTVLVHGEQGFGDTVQFIRFIGRLSAMGARVVVRVQDALLPLLRGYPGAAEVIGETAPLPAFDYHIPMLSLAFALKLRETDLSAASPYIHADSQLAAQWADVFAQDDARPRVGIVWSGSRTHLNDHNRSIPLAQCVPLFDANAQFVSLVKDVRESDRACLDECVARGALRDVSDRLTTFAETAALVAQLDLVITVDTAVAHVAGALGKPVWIALPFTPDWRWQLKRDDSPWYPQMRLFRQAKRNDWSDVIENLRAALDRQA, from the coding sequence ATGAATCACGATATCGCCCAAAGCCTCGCTGACGCGCAGCAGAAGTTCACCGCCGGCCAATACGACGAAGCGGCAGCGCTGCTGCACGGCATTCTGTCGATCGATCCAGACCACAGCGAAACACTCGAAGCGCTCGGCTACGTCGCGGCGAAGCAGGGTGATTACACGCGCGCAGCCGACTATGCGACGCGCGCCGCGCAGCCCGCCTCGACGAACCCGCAGCAGCTTCATTTCGCCGCTCATATCTGTCAGCTCGCGGGGCGTCATGCCGACGCCATCGCGCTTTTCGAGCGCGTGCTTGCCGCGTATCCCGATCACGCGGAATCGCTGCATGGCGCGGCGATGTCGCTCGTCGCGACGGGCGAGCACGAACGCGCGCTGCAACGTCTCGCGCGCCTGACGCAGCGCTATCCGCAATCGGCCGAAGTGCACTACAACCGCGGCACGCTGCTTGGGCAGATGGAGCGCTATGACGAAGAACTCGCCGCGTATCGCCAGGCGATTGCGCTGAAGCCCAATTTCGTGCGCGCGTATGTGAACCTGGGCGTCGCGTTGCGCGATCTGCATCGTTTCGATGAAGCGTTGCAGCAGTTCAAGAAGGCCGTATCGATCGATGCGAATGATGCCGGCGCGCGCACCAACCGCGCGCAGACCAATCTGCTGCTAGGCGAGTTCGAACATGGCTGGCGCGAATACGAATGGCGCTGGCTCGACGGCACGATGAGTCACGGTTTGCCCGACGCGACGCTGTGGACGGGCAAGCAGCCGCTCAATGGCAAGACGGTGCTCGTGCATGGCGAACAGGGTTTCGGCGACACGGTGCAGTTCATCCGTTTCATTGGTCGTCTGAGTGCGATGGGCGCACGTGTCGTCGTGCGGGTTCAGGATGCGTTATTGCCGCTGTTGCGCGGGTATCCCGGCGCGGCTGAAGTAATCGGCGAAACCGCACCGCTGCCCGCGTTCGACTACCACATTCCGATGCTCAGTCTCGCATTCGCGCTGAAGCTGCGCGAAACCGATTTGAGCGCTGCAAGCCCCTATATTCATGCTGATTCGCAACTGGCCGCGCAATGGGCCGACGTATTCGCGCAAGACGATGCAAGGCCGCGCGTGGGCATCGTATGGTCGGGTAGCCGCACGCATCTGAACGACCATAACCGGTCGATTCCGCTTGCGCAGTGCGTGCCGCTGTTCGATGCGAACGCGCAGTTCGTTTCGCTGGTGAAGGACGTGCGCGAAAGCGATCGCGCGTGTCTCGATGAATGCGTGGCGCGCGGCGCGTTGCGCGACGTGTCCGACCGGTTGACGACTTTCGCCGAGACGGCGGCGCTTGTCGCGCAACTCGATCTGGTGATCACCGTCGATACGGCCGTTGCACATGTTGCCGGCGCGCTCGGCAAGCCCGTATGGATCGCGTTGCCGTTCACACCCGACTGGCGCTGGCAACTGAAGCGCGACGACAGTCCGTGGTATCCGCAGATGCGCCTGTTCCGTCAAGCGAAGCGCAATGACTGGAGCGACGTTATCGAGAACTTGCGAGCCGCGCTGGATCGACAGGCATAG
- a CDS encoding Hsp20/alpha crystallin family protein — protein MSDNTQVTQRDESAVSRNGARQQERRVTLTPPVDIVEDSKAVTLWADLPGVSKDKLDIRVHDGSLTIEGESVVPASSNVRLSHAEVRAPFFARRFSISDDFDTSKIEANLKDGVLKLVIPRREQAQPRRIEVKLG, from the coding sequence ATGAGCGACAACACTCAAGTGACCCAGCGCGACGAGAGCGCGGTGAGCCGCAACGGCGCGCGCCAGCAGGAACGTCGCGTGACCTTGACGCCGCCCGTCGATATCGTCGAGGACAGCAAGGCGGTGACGCTATGGGCGGATCTGCCTGGCGTATCGAAGGACAAGCTCGACATTCGCGTGCACGACGGCAGCCTGACGATCGAAGGTGAATCCGTGGTCCCGGCTTCATCGAATGTGCGGCTCTCGCATGCCGAAGTGCGCGCGCCCTTCTTCGCGCGGCGCTTTTCGATCAGCGACGACTTCGACACGTCGAAGATCGAAGCCAACCTGAAGGATGGCGTGCTGAAGCTCGTCATTCCGCGCCGCGAGCAGGCGCAGCCGCGGCGAATCGAAGTGAAACTCGGCTAA
- a CDS encoding Hsp20/alpha crystallin family protein codes for MSDLYFGTDVFSELDRLQRHMSSVFNGFPSSLRSSRAGTFPSLNIGTTDEAIEIVAFAPGIDPSKLELSIDKGLLTIAGERAAARPAQEEGARAYAQERFNGAFRRVVELPQQADPDNVQARYVDGCLVITVGKREASKPRAITVQ; via the coding sequence ATGAGTGACTTGTATTTCGGAACCGATGTGTTCAGCGAACTCGACCGCTTGCAGCGGCACATGTCGAGCGTGTTCAACGGCTTCCCTTCGAGCCTGCGTTCGAGCCGTGCCGGCACATTCCCGAGCCTCAACATCGGCACAACCGACGAAGCAATCGAGATCGTCGCGTTCGCGCCCGGCATCGATCCGTCAAAGCTGGAGCTGTCGATCGACAAAGGCCTGCTGACCATCGCTGGCGAGCGCGCAGCGGCACGCCCCGCGCAGGAAGAAGGCGCGCGCGCCTATGCACAGGAGCGCTTCAACGGCGCGTTCCGTCGTGTCGTCGAACTGCCGCAACAGGCCGATCCCGACAATGTGCAGGCGCGTTATGTGGACGGCTGTCTGGTGATCACGGTCGGCAAGCGCGAAGCGTCGAAGCCGCGCGCAATCACGGTTCAATAA
- a CDS encoding enoyl-CoA hydratase/isomerase family protein, with protein MKIAQHLDPATISTLALEEIDGQILVIRLNRPEVSNAISTPMGHELIKVFGALEVDPTQYRCAILTGTGERAFCGGADLKQREGMTDEQFSTQHYLFERMVRAITHCPIPLICAVNGSAVAGGLELLLACDFAYASKNAVFGFTEVKRGIMPGGGGTQQLPRTIGTRRSKELIFRGSKFSAEEALAWGVVNQLYEPGQVLARAIEAARDICTSAPLSVSQAKKAIDLGMQSDLNTGLYIEIEAYNRLIPTQDRLEGISAYNEKRQPVFKGR; from the coding sequence TTGAAGATAGCTCAACATCTCGACCCGGCCACCATCAGCACGTTGGCGCTGGAAGAAATCGACGGACAGATTCTCGTGATTCGGTTGAACCGTCCCGAAGTGTCGAATGCAATCAGTACGCCAATGGGCCATGAGCTGATCAAGGTCTTTGGGGCACTGGAAGTCGACCCGACGCAATACCGTTGCGCGATTCTCACGGGAACGGGCGAGCGAGCTTTCTGCGGCGGCGCCGACCTGAAGCAGCGCGAAGGTATGACGGATGAGCAGTTCAGCACGCAGCACTATCTGTTTGAAAGAATGGTTCGCGCAATCACTCACTGCCCGATTCCTCTTATCTGTGCTGTCAATGGGTCAGCCGTGGCAGGCGGGCTCGAACTGTTGCTGGCGTGCGATTTCGCGTACGCCTCGAAGAATGCAGTGTTCGGATTTACCGAAGTGAAGCGCGGAATCATGCCGGGCGGCGGTGGCACCCAGCAACTTCCGCGCACGATTGGTACGCGTCGCTCGAAAGAACTGATTTTCCGCGGTTCGAAGTTTTCGGCGGAAGAAGCACTTGCCTGGGGCGTCGTGAACCAGTTGTACGAGCCGGGCCAGGTACTGGCGCGCGCGATTGAAGCTGCCCGGGATATCTGCACGAGCGCGCCGCTCTCGGTTTCGCAAGCAAAGAAGGCAATTGACCTCGGCATGCAGAGCGACCTGAATACGGGTCTTTACATCGAAATCGAAGCATACAACCGACTTATTCCGACGCAAGACCGTCTGGAAGGTATCAGTGCATATAACGAAAAACGACAGCCCGTCTTCAAGGGTCGCTAG
- a CDS encoding MFS transporter: MNLPIDAAANPQAEQTYRKITRRLIPFLFLCYVFAFLDRVNVGIAQLDMKHDVGFSDLTYSIGAGIFFLGYVLMEVPSNLLLTKIGVKRTFSRIMVLWGILAAATAFVTLPMHFYTVRFLLGLAEAGLYPGIIFYLTRWYPVERRAKAIAIFTCATGIAGLLGGPMSGWLMTHMEGVRALHGWQWMFVVQGLPASFLGVVAFFFLDDGPEKAKWLSVEEKAQVLADINKSSGVSDKHAEHTFGRALLDPRVYVMGFVWFAQIAGVFAIGFWLPTLIKSTGLSSPLEIGLYSAIPYFVSWLALIGMNWNSDRTMERRWHCGITMIIGAIGLFAAGLIHGSLAWSIVALSVATAGILAPNPLIWAISTDYIRGSGAAGGVALVNCIGLLGGFVSPMIIGSIKTATNSMVGGLGAISLLMVLGALAAIVLAPKTTGARSVAELGADKLDDSVAANAML, from the coding sequence ATGAATTTGCCCATCGACGCTGCAGCTAACCCGCAAGCCGAGCAGACGTACCGCAAAATCACCAGGCGCCTGATTCCTTTTCTGTTCCTTTGCTATGTGTTCGCTTTCCTGGACCGCGTGAACGTAGGCATCGCACAGCTTGATATGAAGCACGACGTTGGCTTCAGCGACTTGACTTACAGCATCGGGGCAGGGATTTTCTTCCTTGGCTATGTCCTTATGGAGGTGCCGAGCAACCTCCTGCTGACAAAAATCGGCGTGAAGCGCACGTTTTCGCGAATCATGGTCCTGTGGGGCATCCTGGCAGCAGCGACGGCATTCGTGACGCTTCCGATGCATTTCTACACCGTACGTTTCCTGCTCGGCCTTGCCGAGGCCGGTCTCTATCCGGGCATCATTTTCTACCTGACGCGCTGGTATCCGGTGGAACGTCGCGCAAAGGCCATCGCAATCTTCACCTGTGCAACAGGTATCGCAGGTTTGCTTGGTGGACCGATGTCGGGTTGGCTGATGACCCACATGGAAGGCGTTCGAGCACTGCACGGCTGGCAGTGGATGTTCGTCGTTCAAGGACTGCCGGCAAGCTTTCTGGGCGTCGTAGCCTTCTTCTTCCTGGATGACGGTCCCGAGAAAGCGAAATGGTTGAGCGTCGAGGAAAAGGCACAGGTGCTCGCTGACATCAACAAGAGCTCTGGCGTGAGTGACAAGCATGCGGAACACACTTTCGGGCGCGCACTCCTTGACCCACGCGTGTATGTGATGGGGTTCGTCTGGTTTGCACAGATTGCGGGTGTGTTCGCAATCGGCTTCTGGTTGCCCACGCTTATCAAGAGTACGGGGCTGAGCAGTCCGCTGGAAATCGGTCTCTACTCGGCGATTCCGTACTTTGTGAGCTGGCTTGCGCTCATTGGGATGAACTGGAACTCCGACCGGACAATGGAGCGTCGCTGGCACTGCGGCATCACCATGATTATCGGAGCGATTGGATTGTTCGCGGCAGGCCTGATTCACGGCAGCCTTGCGTGGTCCATCGTTGCTTTATCCGTCGCGACGGCCGGGATTCTTGCTCCCAATCCGCTTATCTGGGCGATTTCGACGGATTACATCCGCGGTAGTGGCGCTGCAGGTGGCGTGGCGTTGGTGAACTGCATCGGTCTGCTTGGTGGTTTCGTTAGCCCGATGATCATCGGGTCCATCAAGACAGCGACTAACAGCATGGTTGGAGGCCTTGGCGCCATCTCTTTGCTCATGGTCCTTGGTGCGCTTGCCGCGATTGTGCTCGCTCCTAAAACGACGGGAGCCAGGTCGGTCGCCGAGCTTGGTGCTGACAAGCTGGATGACTCGGTGGCGGCAAACGCAATGCTTTGA
- a CDS encoding hydroxymethylglutaryl-CoA lyase: protein MTTREKVQVREVGLRDGLQMVQTILSTEQKLEWCRRMVDAGSVEIEVTSFVPPKIVPQFADAAEVARGALEIPNLHAAALVPNLKGAQRAIEVGLRKVHYVLSASNEHNLKNVRRTTAESVEDFRRIVVERDAGGSTSRSVTLGAGVATAFGCTISGRVEESTVLGLVETLLEAGADEITIADTVGYANPGQVRALMRKVLAITKDVPVACHFHDTRGLGLANVVAALDAGVRSFDSSLGGLGGCPFAPNATGNINTEDTVFLLESEGLDTGIDINALLAIRETIAGWLPGEPFTGAIARAGLPKTFDLREAVVA, encoded by the coding sequence ATGACGACGCGTGAAAAGGTGCAAGTGCGCGAGGTAGGTCTGCGCGATGGTCTGCAAATGGTCCAGACGATTCTGTCGACCGAGCAGAAGCTTGAGTGGTGCCGACGGATGGTGGATGCAGGGTCGGTTGAGATTGAGGTGACATCGTTTGTGCCTCCCAAAATCGTCCCGCAGTTTGCCGATGCAGCCGAAGTCGCACGTGGCGCGCTGGAGATACCAAACCTTCACGCCGCTGCACTCGTGCCTAATCTCAAGGGCGCACAGCGAGCGATAGAAGTTGGCTTGCGAAAAGTGCACTACGTGCTGTCAGCCAGTAACGAGCACAACCTTAAAAACGTTCGTCGAACGACCGCGGAGTCTGTTGAAGATTTTCGACGGATTGTTGTAGAGCGTGATGCAGGCGGGAGCACGTCACGCAGCGTCACGCTCGGCGCCGGCGTAGCGACAGCATTCGGGTGCACCATCTCCGGCCGGGTCGAGGAAAGTACGGTACTTGGTCTCGTCGAGACACTTCTGGAAGCTGGCGCCGACGAAATCACGATTGCCGACACAGTTGGCTATGCAAATCCCGGGCAGGTCAGGGCGCTGATGCGTAAAGTTCTCGCCATCACTAAAGACGTACCAGTCGCCTGCCATTTCCACGACACGCGTGGCCTTGGTCTTGCCAATGTCGTCGCCGCGCTCGACGCAGGGGTGCGCAGCTTTGACTCGTCACTTGGCGGCCTTGGTGGATGTCCGTTCGCACCAAATGCAACTGGGAACATCAACACTGAAGATACGGTATTCCTGCTGGAGTCCGAAGGTCTCGATACGGGCATTGATATCAATGCGCTGCTTGCAATACGAGAGACGATTGCAGGCTGGTTACCGGGCGAACCGTTCACGGGTGCGATTGCGCGTGCAGGCTTGCCGAAGACATTCGATTTACGCGAGGCCGTGGTGGCCTAG
- a CDS encoding MBL fold metallo-hydrolase produces the protein MHVQKIGDIEIRKVSEIDSLEFEPNWLFPTVDLDFVKEQRSWLGPHLIEPTELKLYLSFHSYVVKTRHHTILVDTCNGNHKQRPSMPSWSNLQTPYIENLAAIGIRPEDIDYVMCTHLHTDHVGWNTRLEDGRWVPTFPRAKYIFSRVEYDHLLKLHQSNPEMPVNRGSFVDSVLPIVEHGQATFVEMDHSFEHELGKDVWLSPAVGHTAGHVLVHIGHEHGEHAVMTGDVIHHPIQFVDPSLANAADFDAKLAHEARFGVMSRYADTSTKLLTAHFPSPTAGRIVSHGDAFRFAFDKE, from the coding sequence GTGCACGTCCAGAAAATTGGCGATATCGAGATTCGCAAAGTGAGCGAGATTGATAGTCTGGAATTTGAGCCTAATTGGCTCTTTCCTACCGTTGACCTCGACTTTGTAAAGGAACAGCGGAGCTGGCTGGGCCCGCATCTCATTGAGCCGACAGAACTCAAGCTGTATCTCAGCTTCCACAGTTACGTCGTCAAGACCCGTCACCACACGATTCTCGTGGACACCTGCAATGGCAATCACAAGCAGCGACCGTCGATGCCCTCGTGGAGCAATCTGCAGACACCGTATATCGAGAATCTGGCCGCAATCGGCATTCGACCAGAAGATATCGACTACGTCATGTGCACGCATCTGCACACTGACCATGTCGGCTGGAACACCCGTCTCGAAGATGGCCGTTGGGTTCCGACTTTCCCGCGTGCGAAATATATCTTCTCGCGCGTCGAGTACGACCATCTGCTGAAGCTGCATCAATCGAACCCTGAGATGCCGGTCAACCGGGGCTCGTTTGTTGACAGCGTCCTGCCCATCGTGGAACACGGTCAGGCGACGTTCGTGGAAATGGACCACTCTTTCGAACACGAGCTCGGCAAGGACGTATGGCTGTCCCCGGCAGTGGGCCACACGGCGGGCCACGTACTGGTACACATTGGGCACGAGCATGGCGAGCATGCGGTCATGACGGGTGACGTTATCCACCACCCAATCCAGTTTGTCGACCCTTCGCTTGCCAACGCTGCAGATTTCGACGCAAAGCTGGCTCATGAGGCGCGCTTTGGCGTGATGAGCCGGTACGCAGACACGTCAACAAAGCTTCTTACGGCCCACTTCCCGTCGCCAACGGCAGGTCGGATAGTGAGTCACGGCGACGCGTTCCGCTTCGCTTTCGACAAGGAATAG
- a CDS encoding LysR family transcriptional regulator, which yields MITSNDAILRRLRGAHIALLIALDDHGSLRKAAHQISLSQPAITKSLQELEAIFGVELFSRSPRGIVPNDLGRCVIRHARTLRADVGTMRDELAAILRGGGGTLAIGAVMGSLPVWLAPTVKALREAQPDTSIEVWEDNSARLLAMLDQRLLDLVIGRPSVSVHPEAYDFIPLEVEEICLVVDGADPLGDKTEVQLADIIGNPWIVPQATLPMRSLFEQLLDDEGLSFPRYAMETSSTFATLALLQTGSGTVGLIPRKVAEYFAVGGLVKILPFYIERRGAPYGIATRRGATLTQPVQKFIELCQSRIAEM from the coding sequence GTGATAACCAGTAACGATGCAATTCTGCGGCGCCTTCGCGGGGCCCATATTGCGCTGCTCATCGCGCTCGACGACCACGGGTCGCTGCGCAAGGCAGCCCACCAGATCTCGCTGTCGCAGCCGGCGATAACCAAATCGCTGCAAGAGCTCGAAGCCATCTTCGGTGTCGAACTGTTTTCCCGTTCGCCGCGAGGGATTGTTCCCAACGACCTTGGCAGGTGCGTCATCCGTCACGCCAGAACCCTTCGGGCGGACGTTGGAACGATGCGAGATGAACTGGCCGCAATCCTGCGAGGTGGCGGGGGCACCCTGGCGATTGGCGCCGTAATGGGCTCGCTGCCAGTATGGCTGGCGCCCACCGTGAAAGCGTTGCGTGAGGCCCAACCTGATACCTCGATCGAGGTCTGGGAAGACAACAGTGCGCGCTTGCTCGCAATGCTCGACCAGCGCTTGCTGGACCTCGTTATCGGGCGGCCCAGTGTCAGCGTCCACCCAGAAGCCTACGATTTCATTCCACTGGAGGTCGAAGAAATCTGCCTCGTCGTTGACGGCGCCGACCCGCTTGGTGACAAAACCGAGGTGCAACTGGCAGACATCATCGGTAACCCATGGATTGTTCCGCAGGCAACGCTTCCGATGCGCTCGCTTTTCGAGCAGTTGCTTGACGATGAGGGCCTGAGCTTTCCACGCTACGCGATGGAGACGTCTTCAACCTTCGCCACGCTCGCTCTGCTTCAGACGGGAAGCGGCACGGTCGGCCTGATACCCCGCAAGGTCGCCGAGTATTTCGCTGTAGGTGGCCTCGTCAAGATACTCCCCTTCTACATCGAACGAAGAGGCGCTCCCTACGGCATCGCGACACGACGAGGCGCAACACTGACGCAGCCTGTTCAGAAGTTCATCGAACTTTGCCAGAGCCGCATCGCGGAAATGTGA
- a CDS encoding hydantoinase/oxoprolinase family protein, whose product MKRIGIDVGGTFTDVVMVDDSTGAVWSTKVPTTPQDRVVGTVEGFRRILEISGSKSADISFLGHGTTMATNMVVEGTGAKTALVTTRGFRDILELRRASRHDRADLYDLLFDNPRALVERRWRLEVTERLRFDGSVETPLAYEELTGIAARIRESDVEAVAVCFLHAHVNPEHEKAAVAALREMLPDRFVSASHEVNPEAMEYERTSSTVINAMLGPVCGRYIGRLVDALAQLGFAGKFLFMQSNGGLASPARVADRPIVLLESGPAGGVSAAIRNCERGDLRNAILGDMGGTTFDVSLIRDFRPEIRNKSLLHSYTVRSPSIDIDSVGAGGGSIVWIDAGGGVRIGPESAAADPGPACYGRGGKRPTVTDCNLVLGYIDPDNFLGGEFQLDAKAAWRVVEEVIAKPLGMSVPEAAQAVRSVANALMAQAIRIMTVERGYDPREFSYICYGGAGPVHAVDLAHEMGIRRVVIPPLPGLFSAFGMMVADQQYDYQRPVECDLARLGDERLHSEFDELLALGRSEAERHGVEANQTRAVRLADCRYAGQPDVITVEVSDDASCAALASEFEAAHQRLWNFVSKDKPIVVANLRLQLIATSGWRGGVAHSDDEAAVAPVRTRDVYIDGNVRALPVFARSRLPVGARIEGPAVIEEHSSCAVLKASHTARVDDDLNLVIELAA is encoded by the coding sequence GTGAAACGGATAGGGATTGACGTCGGCGGCACCTTCACCGACGTGGTGATGGTGGACGACTCGACGGGTGCGGTGTGGTCGACCAAGGTGCCTACAACGCCTCAAGACCGGGTCGTAGGAACGGTCGAAGGTTTCCGAAGGATTCTTGAAATCTCGGGCTCGAAAAGTGCCGATATTTCCTTTCTTGGCCACGGTACGACAATGGCCACGAACATGGTCGTGGAGGGCACGGGCGCCAAAACGGCTCTGGTCACCACCCGCGGCTTCCGCGACATCCTCGAACTACGGCGCGCGTCCCGCCATGACCGTGCTGACCTCTATGACCTGCTGTTCGACAACCCTCGGGCGCTGGTGGAGCGCCGTTGGCGGCTCGAGGTGACGGAGCGTCTACGTTTTGACGGGAGCGTTGAGACGCCGCTCGCGTACGAAGAGCTGACCGGGATTGCTGCACGCATCCGTGAATCCGACGTGGAAGCCGTAGCGGTGTGTTTCCTGCACGCGCACGTCAATCCGGAGCACGAGAAGGCTGCCGTCGCGGCGCTGCGTGAAATGCTGCCCGACCGGTTCGTGAGTGCATCCCACGAGGTCAATCCTGAAGCCATGGAGTATGAGCGGACCAGCTCGACGGTCATCAACGCGATGCTCGGGCCGGTCTGTGGCCGCTACATCGGTCGTCTGGTCGATGCACTTGCGCAACTGGGCTTTGCCGGCAAGTTTCTCTTCATGCAGTCAAACGGTGGCCTCGCAAGCCCTGCACGCGTTGCGGACCGTCCGATTGTGCTTCTGGAATCGGGCCCCGCAGGTGGTGTCAGCGCTGCAATCCGCAATTGCGAGCGTGGCGACTTGCGCAATGCCATTCTCGGCGATATGGGCGGCACCACGTTTGACGTTTCGCTAATCCGGGATTTCCGACCCGAGATCCGGAACAAGAGCCTGTTGCATAGCTACACCGTGCGTTCGCCCAGCATCGACATCGACTCCGTGGGCGCGGGTGGCGGCTCCATTGTCTGGATTGACGCGGGCGGCGGCGTTCGAATCGGCCCTGAAAGCGCCGCGGCTGACCCGGGGCCGGCATGTTACGGCCGTGGTGGCAAGCGACCAACGGTCACTGACTGCAACCTCGTGCTCGGCTACATCGACCCGGACAATTTCCTGGGTGGCGAATTCCAGCTGGACGCGAAGGCGGCATGGCGAGTCGTCGAAGAGGTTATCGCAAAGCCCTTGGGAATGAGTGTGCCCGAGGCGGCGCAGGCCGTGCGCTCTGTCGCGAACGCGTTGATGGCACAGGCGATTCGCATCATGACGGTAGAGCGGGGTTACGACCCGCGTGAATTTTCGTACATTTGCTACGGCGGCGCAGGCCCCGTCCACGCAGTCGACCTTGCCCACGAAATGGGGATTCGCCGCGTGGTGATTCCGCCATTGCCTGGGCTCTTCAGCGCGTTCGGCATGATGGTCGCCGACCAGCAGTATGACTATCAACGTCCGGTTGAATGTGACCTTGCCAGGCTCGGCGATGAAAGGTTGCATTCGGAGTTTGACGAACTGCTCGCGCTCGGTCGAAGCGAGGCGGAGCGTCACGGCGTGGAGGCGAATCAGACCCGCGCTGTGCGGCTGGCGGATTGCCGTTATGCCGGTCAGCCTGATGTCATCACAGTCGAGGTATCCGACGACGCATCATGCGCTGCGCTGGCGAGCGAGTTTGAAGCGGCACATCAGCGGCTCTGGAACTTTGTCAGCAAGGACAAGCCGATTGTGGTCGCGAATTTGCGTTTGCAGCTCATCGCGACGAGCGGTTGGCGAGGCGGCGTGGCGCACTCGGATGACGAAGCAGCCGTTGCTCCCGTTCGTACCCGTGACGTGTATATCGACGGCAATGTCCGCGCCTTGCCGGTCTTTGCTCGAAGCCGGCTCCCGGTGGGTGCCCGGATTGAAGGACCTGCTGTTATCGAAGAGCACAGTAGCTGCGCGGTCTTGAAGGCATCGCACACAGCGCGCGTCGACGACGACCTGAACCTCGTGATTGAACTGGCGGCATGA